The following is a genomic window from Amycolatopsis australiensis.
GACGCCGAGTGCGGCGGCACCGGCCAGGAACGAGTCCGGCGCGGGCTTGCCCTTGAGGCGCCGCTCGCGGATGACGATGCCGTCGACGCGGGCCTCGACGTACTTGCTGAGGTCACCGGCGTCGAGGACCTTGGCGCCGTTGGCCGACGACGTCACGACGGCGATTTTCAGCCCGGCCGCCTTGACCGCTTCGAGGTAGCGGACCGAACCGGGGTAGGGGCTGACGCCGCGTTCGTCGATGATCTTCAGGACCAGGTCGTTCTTGCGGTTGCCGACGCCGTTGACGGTGGGGGCGTCCGGCGGGTCGTCGGGCGTGCCTTCGGGCAGCTCGATCCCGCGTGAGCGCAGGAATTCGCGGACCCCGTCGGCGCGCGGGCGGCCGTCCACATAGGTCGCGTAGTCGAGATCGGTGAACTCGCGGAACGCGGCGCCGTCGCGGGCGCGGAGAAACTCGTCGAACGTCCGTTTCCAGGCCTCGCGGTGGAGGACGGCCGTGCCGGTCAGGACTCCGTCGAGGTCGAACAGGCACGCGGTGATGGTCTCGGGCAATCCCGTCATGCCCGCACGCTACCGGTCCGCGGAGCCGTTCGCGGGGTGCGGGCGCACGCGATGGATGAGTTCGTGGACCGTCGCGTCCGCCAGGCGGTACCGCACCACGCGTCCGGTGCGGTGCGGGGTGACCAGGCCGTGGGCGCGCAGCAGCCGGAGAGCCTGCGACACCGCCGTGTCGGTCATGCCGGTGGCCGCCGCCAGGTCGGTGACGCTGATCTCGCGGGCGTAGTGGATCGAGACCAGCAACGCGAGCCGGGACGGGTCGGCGACGACGGAGAAGCGCCGGGCCCACTCGTCGATGACGGCGCGGTCGCCCAGCCCGTCGATCGCCGCGGCGACCCGTTCCGGGTCGATCAGCTTGCGGCCGGGGTCGATGCTCACGCCGGGGATGATCCCACCCGCGGCGCGGGCGGACCACCGGTGTCCTGGGTCACGCCGCGCTTGACGCCGCCGGGGCCCGCGGGCGAGGCTGCGGTTAAGACAGTTGTCATAACCGAGGAGCCGAGATGACCGACGTCGCCGGGCAGGTCCGCGCGAAGACCATCACCTGGGAGGACCCGCTGGAAACCGCCCGCCTCGGCGCCGCCATGTCCGGCCTGGAGTACATGCGGGCCATCGCCGACGGCCGCATCCCGCCCGCGCCGATCGCCGCGCACTTCGGCATGCGCTGGGAACGCGTCGAACCCGGCGAGGTCGTCGCCGTCGCCGAGCCGGACGAGTCGCTGTACAACCCGATCGGCATGGTCCACGGCGGTGTCGCGGCCACGATGCTCGACTCCGTCATCGGCTGCGCGGTGCACACGACGCTGCCGGCCGGCGTCGGCTACGCGTCGGTGGAGCTGAAGGTCAGCTACCTGCGCGCCATCCACGCCGGCCGCGGCGAGATCCGCGCGACCGGCCGCGTCGTGAAAGAGGGCTCGCGGATCGCGTTCGCGGAAGGGGAGATCCGCGACGTCGACGGCAAGCTGCTGGCGACGGCGTCCGGAACCTGTGTGATCACCCGCTGACGGGCTGCTTGACGTCCCAGTGCTCGGCGATCAGGCCGTCCTCGACGCGCACGATGTCGACGACGGCGGTCCCGGCCACGTGCAGGTGCACGACGACGAGGTCGTCTTCGGCGACGACGTGCCGGATCCGCGCGGGCGCTCCGGCGAGCGGCGAGTTCCGCACGGCGTCCGCGAACGCGTCGCGGCCGGAGGGCAGGCCGGGGCTGTGGGTGACGAAATCGGGGTGCAGCGCGGCCTTCGCGGCGTCGAAGTCGTGGCGCACGAACAAGTTCTCGAAGCAGCCGGCGACGATCATGCGGTTCGTGGCGGTTTCGCTCATGTCCTTCATGGTCGGGATCCCGGGCGCCGCGGTCGATTACGTCACGGGTAATCAGCGCGGCGGCCGGACGCGCCGGGCGCGGATCGCGTCGTCGCCGCCGAAGCGGCCGATGACCGCGGCCAGCAGGGAACGCGCCTCGTCGAGGCGTTCGGCGCCGAACTCCGCCGCCAGCTCCGCTTGCAGTTCCTCCCGCAGCTTCCGGGTGGCTTCGACGGCGTCGCGGGCGTGCTTGGTGAGGTGAAGCAGCTTCGTGCGCGCGTCGGCCGGATCCGGTTCGCGGCGCAGGAGTCCCCGGCGCTCGAGGTCGGCGACGGCTTTCGACGCGGCCTGCTGCGTCACGCCCATCCGCTCGGCGAGCCCGGTGATGGACAGCGGCGCGGCGAGGACGTGCTGGACGACGACGCCGTCGTTGAACCGCAGCTCCGCGAACCCCTGGGCGGCGAGGCGCCGCTGGAGCTCGTCGGTCATCGCCCAGCCCGCGAAGAGCGCGGTCAGCGACAGGTCGAGGGTGCTAGGATGCACAACCATGGTTGTGGAATCTAGCAGAGTGCCCGAGGAGCTGGCCGCAGCGTTCGTCCGCGTGGCGCACCGGATCGTCTGGTGCACGCTGGCGACCGTCGACCGCCGCGGCCGGCCGCGGTCGCGCGTGGTTCACCCGATCTGGGAGCACGGGACGGCGGGCCTGACCGGCCGGCTGTTCACCCGGCCGACGCCGCTGAAGCGAGCGCATCTGGCGAGGTCGCCGTACGTGTCGTGCTCGTACTGGGACCCGCAGCACGAGGTGGCGGTGGCCGAGTGCCACGCCGAGTTCGCGGACGACGAGCAGAGCCGCCGGACGCTGTGGGAGCTGTTCGCCTCGACGCCGGAACCGCTGGGCTTCGACCCGAAGATCCTGGGCGGCGCGGACCACCGGGACCCGGACATCACGGTGCTGAAGCTGACCCCGTGGCGGCTGTCGGCCGGAGGCGAAGCCTGGCGCGCCGCCTAGGCGGCACCCACGCGCCGCTCGAAGACCAGCCCCTCGGCCGCCCGCAGGCCGACGCTGATCGCACCGGTCAGGACCGCGTCCTCGCCCAGCTCGCCCTGGACCACTTTCGGCACCAGCGGCGTGAACGCCCGCAGGGCCCGGTCGATCGGTTCCAGCAGCAGGTCCGCCGCCGTGCCCATGCCGCCGCCGAGGACGATCAGCTCCGGGTCGATCACCGCCGCCACCGAGGCGACCGTGTACGCCAGCCGGTCCGCTTCCGCCGCCAGCGCCTGCCGCGCCAGCTCGTCGCCCTCGCGGGCCAGGCGGAACACCTCGCGGGCCGATTTCGCCGTGCCCAGGCCGAGTTCGCGTGCGCCGCGGACCACCGACTGGGCCGCGGTCGCTTCCTCGAGGTGGCCGCGGGCCGGCGGGGCGCCGTCCTCCTCCGACGAGCGCGTGCGCCCGTACGGCAGGTAGCCGATCTCGCCCGCCGCGCCCGTCGCGCCGCGGAAGACCCGGCCGTCCACCATCAGGCCCATGCCGACGCCGGTGCCGATCGTGATGCAGCCGAACACCGACGCGCCGCGCGCGGCACCGCTTTCGCCTTCGCCGACCGCGGTCAGGTTCGCGTCGTTCTCGACCATCAGGTCCGGGCCCAGCGCGGCTTCGAGGTCGTCGATCAGCCCGGCCCGGCCCCAGCCCGGCAGGTTCGGCGCGTGCCGGAAGCAGCGCTTCTCCGGGTCGGCGACGCCGGGGGAGCCGACCACGCGGACAACGATGTCGCCGCCCGAAAGCCGGGCGTCGGCCACCGCGGCGGCCGCGATCTTCCCGACCGCCGCGACCAGCGCCGCGCCCGAGCGGGCGCTGTTGCGCTCGTCGCGGCGGGCCACGATCCGGCGGCCGAGGTCCGACACCGCGACGCGGATGTGCTCACGGCCGATGTCGACGCCCAGCACGTACCCCGCGGTCGGGTCGGCCTCGTAGAGCACCGCCGAGCGCCCGGTGCCGGTGGACGTCTGCCCGGTCGGGCGCGCCAGCCCGGCGGCCTCCAGCGCGAGCAGCGCCTGGCTCACGGTCGGCTTCGACAGCCCGGTTTCCTTCGCCACCTGCGGCCGGGTCGCCGGCCCGCCGCGGCGCAGCAGGTCGAGCACCGCCCGCTGGTTGATCTTGCGCATCCCGGCGGGGGTCCCGACCGTTGGAGCTTCTACGCCGGCCACCCGTGCCCGCCTCCTGTCGTCCTCGTGCTGACTGCCACGCTAGCCGCCCGGGCCCCGGTTTCGCCGGAATACCCCCGCTTCGGGACCGGTTGACCGGGACATGAGCACTCCGGTACGCGGCCGGGTCCGCGTGGCACAAGGCGCGAAGCGGGTACGGGTGTTCCTCGGCGGGCAGCTCGTCGCGGACACCGTGCACCCCCTCCTGGTGTGGGAAGCTCCCTACTACCCCACGTACTACATCCCGCGCGCGGACGTCGTGAGCGGCGTTCTCGCCCCCTCCGGCCGGACGTCGCACTCGCCCAGCCGCGGGGAAGGTGTTCTGTCGACGATAAAGGGTGGCGCGGCCGAGGCGGTGGACGCCGCGCTGGAGTACCCGGATTCGCCGATCGAGCAGCTGCGGGACCACGTCCGCTTCGAGTTCGGCGCGTTCGACTGGTTCGAAGAGGACGAGCAGATCTTCACGCACCCGCGCGACCCCGGCGTCCGCGTCGACATCCTGCCGAGCTCACGGCACGTGCGGATCGAGGTCGGCGGTGTCACCGTCGCCGACTCGGTCCGCCCGCACCTGCTGTTCGAAACCGGCCTGCCGGTCCGCTACTACCTGCCCCGCGTCGACGTCCGGATGGACCTGCTCGAGAAGATCGGCACGGTGACGCACTGCCCGTACAAGGGCGCCGCCGAGCACTTCGACGTGGCCGGGCACGAAGACCTCG
Proteins encoded in this region:
- a CDS encoding HAD family hydrolase; translation: MTGLPETITACLFDLDGVLTGTAVLHREAWKRTFDEFLRARDGAAFREFTDLDYATYVDGRPRADGVREFLRSRGIELPEGTPDDPPDAPTVNGVGNRKNDLVLKIIDERGVSPYPGSVRYLEAVKAAGLKIAVVTSSANGAKVLDAGDLSKYVEARVDGIVIRERRLKGKPAPDSFLAGAAALGVEPAHAAVFEDAQSGVQAGKAGGFGYVVGVNRANQAAELKAHGADIVVDDLADLLEER
- a CDS encoding ArsR/SmtB family transcription factor, with translation MDPGRKLIDPERVAAAIDGLGDRAVIDEWARRFSVVADPSRLALLVSIHYAREISVTDLAAATGMTDTAVSQALRLLRAHGLVTPHRTGRVVRYRLADATVHELIHRVRPHPANGSADR
- a CDS encoding PaaI family thioesterase, encoding MTDVAGQVRAKTITWEDPLETARLGAAMSGLEYMRAIADGRIPPAPIAAHFGMRWERVEPGEVVAVAEPDESLYNPIGMVHGGVAATMLDSVIGCAVHTTLPAGVGYASVELKVSYLRAIHAGRGEIRATGRVVKEGSRIAFAEGEIRDVDGKLLATASGTCVITR
- a CDS encoding nuclear transport factor 2 family protein, which encodes MSETATNRMIVAGCFENLFVRHDFDAAKAALHPDFVTHSPGLPSGRDAFADAVRNSPLAGAPARIRHVVAEDDLVVVHLHVAGTAVVDIVRVEDGLIAEHWDVKQPVSG
- a CDS encoding MarR family winged helix-turn-helix transcriptional regulator, giving the protein MVVHPSTLDLSLTALFAGWAMTDELQRRLAAQGFAELRFNDGVVVQHVLAAPLSITGLAERMGVTQQAASKAVADLERRGLLRREPDPADARTKLLHLTKHARDAVEATRKLREELQAELAAEFGAERLDEARSLLAAVIGRFGGDDAIRARRVRPPR
- a CDS encoding pyridoxamine 5'-phosphate oxidase family protein; this encodes MVVESSRVPEELAAAFVRVAHRIVWCTLATVDRRGRPRSRVVHPIWEHGTAGLTGRLFTRPTPLKRAHLARSPYVSCSYWDPQHEVAVAECHAEFADDEQSRRTLWELFASTPEPLGFDPKILGGADHRDPDITVLKLTPWRLSAGGEAWRAA
- a CDS encoding ROK family transcriptional regulator codes for the protein MAGVEAPTVGTPAGMRKINQRAVLDLLRRGGPATRPQVAKETGLSKPTVSQALLALEAAGLARPTGQTSTGTGRSAVLYEADPTAGYVLGVDIGREHIRVAVSDLGRRIVARRDERNSARSGAALVAAVGKIAAAAVADARLSGGDIVVRVVGSPGVADPEKRCFRHAPNLPGWGRAGLIDDLEAALGPDLMVENDANLTAVGEGESGAARGASVFGCITIGTGVGMGLMVDGRVFRGATGAAGEIGYLPYGRTRSSEEDGAPPARGHLEEATAAQSVVRGARELGLGTAKSAREVFRLAREGDELARQALAAEADRLAYTVASVAAVIDPELIVLGGGMGTAADLLLEPIDRALRAFTPLVPKVVQGELGEDAVLTGAISVGLRAAEGLVFERRVGAA
- a CDS encoding DUF427 domain-containing protein; its protein translation is MSTPVRGRVRVAQGAKRVRVFLGGQLVADTVHPLLVWEAPYYPTYYIPRADVVSGVLAPSGRTSHSPSRGEGVLSTIKGGAAEAVDAALEYPDSPIEQLRDHVRFEFGAFDWFEEDEQIFTHPRDPGVRVDILPSSRHVRIEVGGVTVADSVRPHLLFETGLPVRYYLPRVDVRMDLLEKIGTVTHCPYKGAAEHFDVAGHEDLAWSYPTPLPESTRVAGLIAFLDEKVDVYVDGVLQERPKTKFA